AACCTGATTTTCAGAAGATAGAAGGTGAGCCCTACAAAACATGTATATACAAAACAAAATTGACAAATAAAGTCAAAGAGATGCTCACAGTTTCACGGAGAGCAGACGGGTTGCTTGTCGTCAGGGCGGTCTTGAAATGGTCATTTGTCACAGCCATAGAGTTGAGTATCTCAGCATCTATTGTCTCGTCCTCAAGATCAATAATATCCATCTTCTCACGAATGCATTGGAGAGCAGCCTCAGTGCAAAGAGCAGCAAGATCAGCACCAACATACCCATGAGTATCTCTTGAAATATGTTCCAGTTCCACCTGCAATACAATTAGCAATGTCAATCAAGAAACGGTTTCATCAAATTGAGCAATCATCCAGAAAGATATTGCATTCAAGGTTCAAGGATTATTAATGAAGATCACTTACATCTTCAGCCAACTTCATGTTTTTGGTGTGAATCCGGAGAACCTCAAGGCGCCCAACTTCATCAGGGACTCCAATGTCAATCTCCCGGTCAAACCTACCAAATCTTCTGAGGGCAGGATCAATACTGTTTGGGCGGTTTGTAGCACCCATGACAATAACATGTGCACGGGATTTAAGCCCGTCCATAAGAGTCAACAGCTGTGAAACAATACGCCTTTCAACTTCTCCATTGGTCTTCTCTCTCTTCGGGGCTATTGAATCAATCTCATCAATAAAAATGATGGACGGAGCATTCTTCTCAGCTTCTTCAAATGCCTTTCTGAGATTGCTCTCACTTTCTCCTGCTAACTTGGACATAATTTCTGGGCCATTAATCAGAAAGAAGAATGCACCTGTTTCATTGGCAACAGCTCTAGCAATAAGGGTCTTGCCAGAGCCAGGTGGTCCAAACAGCAATATGCCCTTTGGAGGCTTCACACCAATAGACTTGAAAAGCTGAGGGTGACGCAGTGGGAGTTCAACCAGTTCTCTGATCTGGGCCATTTGCTTCCTAACTCCACCAACATCATCATAGCCAACATCGTCAAGCCTTTCTTCATCCTCCCTCTTAACAGGCTCACCATCACAGAATATCTCGGTGTCTGGTGCAACGATGCAATACTCTGCAGGGTCTGTCTCTATAACTTTGAATTCCACACTTCTCATTCCACCCCTCACAAGGAAAAGATCTCCCTTCCTCAAAGGACGGTAAGCTTCTAGGAAGTAAGCTGAAAAAACCAGATGAATACAATGTCAACAAAAGGACTGCATGCAGTGTATATTGTCCCAATAAAATATGGCAAGGCATTTCAAGATTTCTTATCAGCAGCAGCATCAAAAAAGTGTAGCATAGGTACAATGGATTTCTTTATTTCAATGAAGATAGTTCAGAGGGTAGACACAAATACTATATCATGGGGGAAATAGCAGTTTTAGTATGACAGCTGAGAAACACCATCTGTTTACACTTATAAACAAAGGTGTTGGCATTAAAAGGCTGTATAAACAAAGTTGTGAACAGCACACTAGAAAAACCCAGATGACATGCTAAGCACTGGAGGTTAACTAACTTAGGCCATGACAAAAGGTAGGGAGAATATTTCAGTGATGAAGAAATCTCACGTTTCAAGAAGGCGTCAAACAAGTTTCCAGTAATGCCTTCAACTGTGTCATCGATAGGAAGTGTGTGCACCCGCTTCCCGTATTTGACATCAGGGCATTGGTGAACAGACACCACGTCACCAAGTCGCACTCTCAAGTTCTTCCTGACGGTCTTGTTCATTCTGATCTTTGGCTCCTCACATGTGTCATCAGCAAGCACAATGCAGATTGTGTCCTTCCTTTTCTTACCCTGTAAGACAGTGatcctaaatgtcaggaggcatgAATGAAGTACTAGTAGCTCGCTGCTAAAAGAACAATAATTATCATATAGCGCCAATACAGAGAAGCATCCAAACTTCAAACATGTTCCAATCTACGTGTTGCCCCACAGAATCAAAAGATGGTTATAATTGTAAAAATACCAACTGCGTACACATTGCGGTGTCCATGATAAACAAAAATACACATCAATCAATATATTGCCATATTCCAAACAGGGGGTACCTCAATTACATCATGCAATGGTACTGTAGTGTTTAGGAAATACTAGTGTATAAAGGAGAAAGCTTTTAACTCCCAGgagtccatagttattaactCCCCATCCATTGGTATTAATTAAGTTATCTAATCGCATCAACCAGCTAAGATGGTATAATACATACTAGATATATGCAGCTATCCAGACCCCAGTGAGTAAAGCAGTGTGGCCAACCACACCTTAAATTCACTAGATTGGCTACTCTGTCTGGACGAAGCAGCTAAGTAAATACTGGCCAGACACTAAGATGAAGTGATTAGAAACTCGGAGGCTCAACCGAGGCCCTGGGATATGGCGCGCACCTTAAGAAGGACCGTGTCGCCGCGGAAGAGCTGGAGCCTCTCCATGGTGTCGGGGTGGAGGGCGACGACGGAGTTGTCATCGTTGGTGGCCTCGTCGACGACGAGGCGGTTGGGGGACTTCTTCCGCTCTAGAATCGCCGTCGAGTAGTCCTTCTTCGACTTGCTGCAGACGGCCCGAAAACAAGAACGAAAAATCAGCAAAACAATCAGCCAGATCGGAAAGCGCAGGACAACCGAGGAGCCCTAGATCGGCGCGGGATCTTACGGATCGGAGGAGGAGGCCTCGCCCTGCGGCGTCGGGGCGGCCATGGCGGGCGGATCCGGGGTTCGCCGGCGCCGCTAGGTCTCTCGGCGGGGCTGCTGCTGCGGGGGGTTGCGGATATCCTTCGCTCCGCCTTGGGAAGTGAAGGAGGTGGGCGAGAGAGAGGGGATTAGTTCGCCATTATTTATAGCTTCTTCCGTGCGCGGAGGGGTTTGGGATTTTCTCCCCTCCGCGACCCGGGCTCCGGTGCGGGAGTTGTACACGGACGCCATGACGTGCGGGTCCAGGACGCCCAGGGCCCGCCTGGCGGGCTCCGTGAGGGCTCCGGGTCTCGGTCGCGCGGGGCCACGCCGGAAGGCTCTGGAAGGCGTGGTCGTCTCGTGTGTGCGCGAGGAAACAGTGGTTGGTTGGGTGATGGCGATCGGATGGATGGGAGGGAGATGATCTCGGTCGACAAGTTTGGTATCTTGAGGGCACGTTCAATGGAGAGGCGCTTGTTTGGACGCTTAgataataaaaataattatttaaGGAACTGGCACCGGAGCAGGAGTCCATTCCTCCAACGCAGGAGCATTTGTTGGGGCGCTAACCAAATTAATTTTCTACCAAAACAATATCTCCAGCGCTGGTTAAAAGGCTCGTGCATGAAAGAAAGGGACGAGGCGCCCGGTGCCTGGCTTGGCATCGGTGCCAGCCAAAAACCAGGGATCGGACGGGATTTTATTGAAACGGCAAGGAATTAAACCCTGGCGTCTCAGGGGCGGATCCACCATGGGTCAAGGGTGTTCAGATGAACACCCGAAAATTTATGCAAATATTTTTTTACATATAGGCATATATGGCAGAGTATAGAAATACGATCTTACATGGGCCCAATACGTGCACTTTGGCAGCAGGCGAGCAGCCCATTAGGCCATTAGGTATTACCTGACTGCGCACGAGAGCCTGGACACGCACCCGCCAGCCGCTTCCTTCCCCAATTCCCACGAACAGATACAGGAGCGGCGGCGCGAGGGCATGGCGAGCCACAGCCAGCCGCCGGCGCAGGAGTTCACCAGGGCCATCGCCGACGCGGCCGCCGCCGGTGAGGAGCAGGAGCTAGTACCCAGTCCCAGTGCGGGGCACGGCGCCGCATCACAGCCACAGAGACAGTGGGTCACGCCGCCGGCACCGCCGGCCGCCGCAGTTGTTGATGCCGCGGAGGGGAGCGTACCTCCAGTGCAGCAATTTGCTCCAACAACCTCAATCTCTAAGCCTAAGGTGAATCCCCTTTCAAGTTTCAAGTTCCAACTCTGAAATTTCATTCTTTGATTTGATTCATTGTGAAATCCGAACTGAATGTGTAGTTTCTATTTGATTCAGTGAGAAGTAGCTATAGATGTAGGAGTTAGGAACTGTTGATTTATTAgcataaaaataacaaaggaATTGTATTTGAATTGTAGGCAGTACAGAATTCAAAACTCAAGAGGAAGAGCATCGCCATTGATTTGAAAACTTTATGGAGTAGAGCTGGGAAGAAATCTAGAGCATGTGCAGGGGCTCTAGTGAACACAAGTCCAATTGCAGAACATGTTCAGGTTGAGCAGCAAGTGCAGGTGCAGAACACTTCCCCATCGAATCAACTTCATAGCACTATGAGCTCCCCTTCAGTTCAAAATCAGCAGCAGCTACAGATTGTTGGTGCCACGAACACAAGTCCAATTGCAGAACCTGAGATTGAGCACGAAGCAAGCGAAGAATCTGAAAATATAGAGGAAGAGAATGACACTGAAGATGCAGTTTACGATGTTCAGCTGCTTGAACCTGATCCTGGGAAGAGGATTGCTATTGCAGATTATGATGTTAATGACCAGAACAGGATTAGAAGAGGATACATTGCAAAAGGGGCTTGTCGACCAAAAAAGTATGCTTTTCCACAACACCCTGTTGGAGGTATGCGTCGATTTGTAGCTAAATGGTTCAAGTCTTATAAATGGCTTGAGTATAGTAAAGAGCTAGATGCTGCTTTCTGCTTTGTATGTTATCTTTTCAAGGATAATTCACATGTTGGTGGGGATTGCTTTGTGAATGGAGGATTTAGAAATTGGAATCACAAGGCTAGTTTTGGGAAACATGTTGGTGGGATCAATAGTGCACACAACAAAGCACAAGAGAAATACAATTTCTTCATTGCACCCAAAACAACAATCGTAGAGTCATTTTCTTCAACCACCAAACAAGACAAGGTTCTATATATAGCTCGCTTGACATATTCTCTTAAATGCCCGAGGTTTCTTTTGGGTCAAGGGTTAGCTTTTCGTGGACATGATGAAAGAGAAGTTTCACTTAATAAAGGTAATTTCCTTGAGCTTCTACATTGGCTAGCAGAGAATTTTGAAGAAGTGAATAAGGTGGTTCTTAAGAATGCTCCAAAGAACAACAAAATGATAGCTCATGAAATACAAACAGACCTCATCAACTCTTGTGCCAAAGAAACTACTAGGCTTATGATGGAAGAGCTAGGTGATAGTTGTTTCTCAATACTTGCCGATGAATCAAGTGATGTGTATCTACAAGAACAATTGGCTCTTTGTCTGCGTTATGTTGATAAAATCGGAAGGGTGGTTGAGAGGTTTCTTGGTATTTTACATGTTGCAAACACCACATCTTTGACACTCAAAACAGCAATTGAGAGTTTGCTTATGGAACATGGTTTGACCTTCTCTAGAGTACGTGGGCAAGGGTACGATGGTGCTAGCAACATGAAGGGTCATGTCAATGGTCTAAAGAAACTAATTATGGATGAGTCCCCTTCTGCCTATTATGTGCATTGTTTTGCTCATCAACTTCAGTTATCTCTAGTTGCTGTTGCTAAGGAGAACCGTGATTGTGTTTTGTTCTTTCAACAACTTGCTAATCTATTGAATGTTCTTGGGATGTCTTGTAAGAAGATTAGAATGCTTCGTGTGGCTCAAGCTGAACGGATCATTAAAGCATTGGAATTGGAGGAAATTGAAACCGGTAAAGGCATGAATCAAGAGATGGGTTTGAGTAGGCCGGGTGACACTCGTTGGGGATCTCACCACAAAACTATTATGCATATTCTTCGCATGTATCCTTCAATCCGGCTAGTTCTTAACAAGTTAGTAAGAGACCCAACTCAAAGCAATGAGGCTATGCTTGCTGAAACTATGTTGACATATTTTGAGTCATTTGACTTTGTTTTCATGGCACACTTGTTGCAAACCATATTTGGGCACACCAATGACTTAAGTCGTGCTTTGCAAAAGAAAGATCAAGACATTGTTAATGCTGTTGAACTCATTCATTTGACAAAgattcaattgcaattgttgagAGATGATGGTGGATGGGAAACTTTCCTTGAAGAGGTCACTTCTTATTGTGTCAAGCATAAAGTCAAAGTTCCTCAAATGGGTGGTAAGTACAAGCCACCTGGAAGACCCTCAAGATTCTACAAAAATCTCACGAATCTCCATCGCTTCCATGTTGAGATGTTTTTGGGTCTTATTGATAGGCAACTTCGAGAGCTTGGAGATAGATTTGATGAGGTAAACACTGAATTACTTCATTACATGGGATCATTCAGTCCGGTAAATTCTTTTGCTGCTTATCATAAGGAAAACTTGGTTAAGCTTGCGCATCTTTATCCCTTGGATTTCACGGAGGAAGATCTGATGCATATTCCTTATCAACTTACACACTTCATTACTGATATGCGTAGAGATGAGAGGTTTAGAAAGGTCAAAAACATAGTCGACCTTTCTATTATGCTTGTCGAGACAAACAAGAGTGTCACTTATAACCTTGTTTACAAGCTTCTCAAATTGGTTCTAATCCTACCAGTAGCAACAGCTAGTGTTGAGAGAGTGTTCTCTTCAATGACTTATGTGAAAAACAAGCTACGGAATAAAATGGGGAATCAACTCTTGAATGATTGCTTGGTTACATTTATTGAGAGGGAATTCTTTTTTGAAGTGAAGGATGATGTTGTCATTTCTCGCTTTCAAGCCATGACAAAGCGTATGGTCGAGTTGTAATTTTCTTATCTATTTTGTAATTTCCTTAATCTGTATTGCTGTTGCTGTGAACGAATTGGCTCCTCTGTTAAGGCCGATCCAGAATTGACTCATCTGTTTCAGTTGCTTGCTTCTGCTTTTATTGATACAGATGTTGTTGCTACTGACCAATTTGTATTGCTGTGAACGAATTGGCTCCTCTGTTAGTGTGAAAAAAAAATTTGAACACCCAATTCTAAATTCCTGGATCCGCCACTGTGGCGTCTGGGCTAAGCGCCTCCATTGTAGATGCCCTGAGAGCATCTCCAAGATGATGTATAATAACTCCAAAAAAAAGATGATGTATATAAAAAAAGATGATGTATATAAGGCATCCAAAAGAAGTTTTATTAGGGCATCCGAAATATTTCTGTCGCAAGAGATGATGTAAAACTGCGTGCTCAAAAAACTGTCGTTTGGTGTATTTGAAGTATATTTTTTTGCAAAAAGGATAAGATATATTATAAAGATTCATCGGAAGTACAAAAcacctcaaacataataaaaattagtCCATGGACCACCGAACGACCATTGCCACCACCCGAATGAGCCGCCTACATACCGCTATCGTCGCTCCCATACCGGAGCTGGCCtgaccttgtcgatgacagcCGAAAAGTTTTTCAGTTATGAATAATATCAAACACATTTAAAATGAATCCAAAACAAACAAAACACAATTAGTAGTACTTAATTATTCCATGGTTCGTCAATCTTTAACGTAAAACGACAACACCAAGTTCATCAAACTTAACACAAAGTTCATCACACGTGACATGAAACATAGAGATGAAACTAGTGATTTTGTTGTCCATTCTATATGCCCACCACTCGTTGATGAGATCTCTTTGAAGATCTTCATGCTTATCCAAATCTTGAATGGCATGGTACACTTCTATtagagatatgccctagaggcaatcgtGTATGATGATATTTTCTATGTGTTTATTGATGGCTCGATAATTTATGAGTATTTGCAAAGTGTTTTTACTTGGTTTTCACCGGACTCATACCGCTTCTCGGTTATTTCTAACGCTAATCCTTCGAAAGAGAAGAAAAACCATTTTTTCCATTGTTTGGCAGGAAGGAGACCAAGGAGAATCACGACAAATCAAGTAAAAtagagcaactttcatgttgaaggCCAAGCCATTAAGCAAGACAGAACAAAAGACGGCCTTCCATGCGAGTGCACCCGCTCGCATGGATGGTTGTATGAGGCGCCAGTAGCTCCACCACATCTATACAAGACACTTCCATGAAGGGAGAGAGGACATCAGAGAACCCTAGCCACCACCATCGCAACCAGAACAAAGAGAGAAGAGATCCGGAGAACCACCAAATATCTTCTTAGTTTTGGTCCtttcatctccatcatcattttCACCCTTCACTATTATAAGAGGAATTCCAAGTTGTAAGAACAATTTGTAAACTCTAGTCATACTCATCTCGAGATCAAGGTTGTTTGAATCATTCATTTCATTGTGGATCTTCCTTGTGTTATTGATATGGTTCACGTTGGTTCATTATCATTCATTTCATTGTGGATCTTCCTTGTGTTATTGATGTGGTTCACGTTGGTTCATTATCCAAGATGATTGGTTATTCTCTTATGATGCCTGACTAGTTCCCCCTAGGCGTGGGAGATGTAGGTGAGTGGTAGGATTTATTTGTGCCTGATCTATATGTCTTCATTTATGTTTGTAATCTTATGATCTATCTAGTAAGTTGTTATATTGTGGTGTTCCATCTGTTTTGTCCAGTTTAAGGGCACAGACAACATTATCTCAAGACCTACACAAGTAACACATATTGTTTAGGAAATCTGCGACCTCTGACGTGACAGGTGGAGACATCTACgaggactgatacgtctccgtcgtatctataattttttattgttccatgccaatattatgcaacttccacatacttttggcaacaatttatatgatttattggactaacacattgatccagtgcccagtgccagttcctgtttgttgcatttttTTTGTTTCACGGAATacccatatcaaacgaagtccaaacgcgataaaaatttatgaaaaattattttggaatatatgtgattgtTGGGAAGCGGAAT
This genomic window from Aegilops tauschii subsp. strangulata cultivar AL8/78 chromosome 4, Aet v6.0, whole genome shotgun sequence contains:
- the LOC120963077 gene encoding uncharacterized protein, producing the protein MASHSQPPAQEFTRAIADAAAAGEEQELVPSPSAGHGAASQPQRQWVTPPAPPAAAVVDAAEGSVPPVQQFAPTTSISKPKAVQNSKLKRKSIAIDLKTLWSRAGKKSRACAGALVNTSPIAEHVQVEQQVQVQNTSPSNQLHSTMSSPSVQNQQQLQIVGATNTSPIAEPEIEHEASEESENIEEENDTEDAVYDVQLLEPDPGKRIAIADYDVNDQNRIRRGYIAKGACRPKKYAFPQHPVGGMRRFVAKWFKSYKWLEYSKELDAAFCFVCYLFKDNSHVGGDCFVNGGFRNWNHKASFGKHVGGINSAHNKAQEKYNFFIAPKTTIVESFSSTTKQDKVLYIARLTYSLKCPRFLLGQGLAFRGHDEREVSLNKGNFLELLHWLAENFEEVNKVVLKNAPKNNKMIAHEIQTDLINSCAKETTRLMMEELGDSCFSILADESSDVYLQEQLALCLRYVDKIGRVVERFLGILHVANTTSLTLKTAIESLLMEHGLTFSRVRGQGYDGASNMKGHVNGLKKLIMDESPSAYYVHCFAHQLQLSLVAVAKENRDCVLFFQQLANLLNVLGMSCKKIRMLRVAQAERIIKALELEEIETGKGMNQEMGLSRPGDTRWGSHHKTIMHILRMYPSIRLVLNKLVRDPTQSNEAMLAETMLTYFESFDFVFMAHLLQTIFGHTNDLSRALQKKDQDIVNAVELIHLTKIQLQLLRDDGGWETFLEEVTSYCVKHKVKVPQMGGKYKPPGRPSRFYKNLTNLHRFHVEMFLGLIDRQLRELGDRFDEVNTELLHYMGSFSPVNSFAAYHKENLVKLAHLYPLDFTEEDLMHIPYQLTHFITDMRRDERFRKVKNIVDLSIMLVETNKSVTYNLVYKLLKLVLILPVATASVERVFSSMTYVKNKLRNKMGNQLLNDCLVTFIEREFFFEVKDDVVISRFQAMTKRMVEL
- the LOC109754549 gene encoding cell division control protein 48 homolog A, translating into MAAPTPQGEASSSDPKSKKDYSTAILERKKSPNRLVVDEATNDDNSVVALHPDTMERLQLFRGDTVLLKGKKRKDTICIVLADDTCEEPKIRMNKTVRKNLRVRLGDVVSVHQCPDVKYGKRVHTLPIDDTVEGITGNLFDAFLKPYFLEAYRPLRKGDLFLVRGGMRSVEFKVIETDPAEYCIVAPDTEIFCDGEPVKREDEERLDDVGYDDVGGVRKQMAQIRELVELPLRHPQLFKSIGVKPPKGILLFGPPGSGKTLIARAVANETGAFFFLINGPEIMSKLAGESESNLRKAFEEAEKNAPSIIFIDEIDSIAPKREKTNGEVERRIVSQLLTLMDGLKSRAHVIVMGATNRPNSIDPALRRFGRFDREIDIGVPDEVGRLEVLRIHTKNMKLAEDVELEHISRDTHGYVGADLAALCTEAALQCIREKMDIIDLEDETIDAEILNSMAVTNDHFKTALTTSNPSALRETVVEVPNVSWEDIGGLENVKRELQETVQYPVEHPEKFEKFGMSPSKGVLFYGPPGCGKTLLAKAIANECQANFISIKGPELLTMWFGESEANVREIFDKARGSAPCVLFFDELDSIATQRGSSSGDAGGAADRVLNQLLTEMDGMNAKKTVFIIGATNRPDIIDPALLRPGRLDQLIYIPLPDVESRHQIFKACLRKSPLAKDIDLSALAKYTQGFSGADITEICQRACKYAIRENIEKDIERERRRKDNPEAMEEDEVDEVAEIRAAHFEESMKYARRSVSDADIRKYQAFAQTLQQSRGFGSEFRFPDQPAAGASSAAAADPFASAAAAADDDDLYS